The following are encoded together in the Phaseolus vulgaris cultivar G19833 chromosome 9, P. vulgaris v2.0, whole genome shotgun sequence genome:
- the LOC137820685 gene encoding glucose-6-phosphate isomerase, cytosolic, whose amino-acid sequence MSSFFLISETQPWKDLKAHVEDIKKTHLRDLLTDDKRCQSMLIEFDDILLDYSRQQATPETIQRLLKLAEAASLKENINRMYSGEHINSTENRSVLHVALRASRDAVIQSDGKNVVPEVWKVLDKIQEFSERVRNGSWVGATGKALKDVVAIGIGGSFLGPLFVHTALQTDPEAIESARGRQLRFLANVDPIDVARNITGLNPETTLVVVVSKTFTTAETMLNARTLREWISSALGPSAVAKHMVAVSTNLTLVEKFGIDPNNAFAFWDWVGGRYSVCSAVGVLPLSLQYGFSVIEKFLNGASSIDQHFYSQPFESNIPVLLGLLSIWNVSFLGYPARAILPYSQALEKLAPHIQQVSMESNGKGVSIDGVPLPFEAGEIDFGEPGTNGQHSFYQLIHQGRVIPCDFIGVVKSQQPVFLKGEVVSNHDELMSNFFAQPDALAYGKTADQLQKENVSPHLIPHKTFSGNRPSLSLLLPSLKAYNIGQLLAIYEHRIAVEGFIWGINSFDQWGVELGKSLATQVRKQLNASRTKGEPVQGFNFSTTTMLNRYLQASSDIPADLPTALPKI is encoded by the exons ATGTCATCCTTCTTTCTCATCTCCGAAACTCAGCCATGGAAGGACCTGAAG GCGCATGTGGAGGACATCAAGAAAACGCATCTTCGCGATCTGTTGACCGATGATAAGCGGTGCCAGTCCATGCTCAT TGAGTTCGACGATATTCTGTTAGACTATTCAAGGCAACAAGCCACTCCCGAAACTATTCAAAGGTTACTTAAATTGGCGGAG GCTGCATCGCTCAAAGAAAATATTAACCGCATGTACAGCGGGGAACAT ATAAACAGCACGGAAAACAGGTCAGTGCTTCACGTCGCCCTTCGTGCTTCAAGGGATGCTGTCATACAAAGTGATGGGAAAAATGTTGTACCAGAAGTTTGGAAAGTTCTTGACAAGATCCAGGAGTTCTCTGAGCGGGTTCGCAATGGTTCTTGG GTTGGTGCTACAGGGAAGGCTTTGAAGGACGTTGTTGCAATTGGTATTGGGGGAAGCTTCTTGGGTCCGCTGTTTGTACACACTGCACTTCAAACAG ACCCTGAAGCTATTGAATCTGCAAGGGGTCGTCAGCTGCGCTT TCTTGCAAATGTTGATCCTATTGACGTTGCTAGAAATATTACAGGATTAAATCCTGAAACAACACTTG TTGTGGTTGTTTCAAAGACTTTTACAACAGCTGAAACCATGCTGAATGCTCGAACTCTTAGAGAATGGATTTCATCTGCACTTGG GCCCTCTGCAGTTGCAAAGCATATGGTGGCTGTTAGCACAAATCTCACg CTTGTGGAAAAGTTTGGTATTGATCCTAACAATGCTTTTGCGTTTTGGGATTGGGTCGGTGGTCGATATAGTG TTTGCAGTGCTGTTGGAGTTTTGCCATTGTCTCTACAATACGGTTTCTCTGTAATAGAGAA GTTCTTAAATGGGGCTTCAAGCATTGATCAACATTTCTATTCACAGCCCTTTGAAAGCAATATACCT GTGCTTCTGGGTTTGTTGAGCATATGGAATGTTTCATTTCTTGGATATCCAGCCAGA GCCATCTTACCCTATAGTCAAGCTTTGGAGAAGTTGGCCCCCCACATTCAACAG GTTAGCATGGAGAGTAATGGCAAGGGTGTTTCAATTGATGGTGTTCCTCTACCATTTGAGGCCGGtgaaattgattttggtgaacCAGGAACTAATGGGCAGCATAGCTTTTATCAGCTCATACATCAG GGGCGTGTAATTCCTTGTGATTTTATTGGAGTTGTGAAAAGTCAGCAACCTGTCTTTCTGAAGG GTGAAGTAGTGAGTAACCATGATGAGCTCATGTCCAACTTTTTTGCACAGCCTGATGCCCTTGCATATGGGAAG ACAGCAGACCAACTGCAAAAGGAAAATGTTTCCCCACACCTTATTCCTCACAAG ACATTCAGCGGCAACCGACCTTCTCTCAGCCTACTGCTTCCATCATTGAAAGCTTACAATATCGGGCAG TTGTTGGCAATCTATGAACACAGAATTGCTGTAGAGGGTTTCATTTGGGGAATCAATTCTTTTGATCAGTGGGGAGTAGAGCTGGGGAAG TCACTGGCTACTCAAGTCAGAAAGCAACTTAATGCATCTCGAACTAAAGGAGAACCAGTTCAGGGCTTTAATTTCAGTACAACAACAATGTTGAATAGATATCTTCAG GCAAGTTCAGATATCCCAGCGGATCTGCCAACGGCTTTACCGAAGATCTAA
- the LOC137820778 gene encoding DUF21 domain-containing protein At1g47330: MAAEIPCCGTKFSLYVLVIVGLVCFAGLMAGLTLGLMSLGLVDLEVLMKSGRPQDRIHASKIYPVVKNQHLLLCTLLIGNSLAMEALPIFLDSLVHPAAAILISVTLILVFGEILPQAICTRYGLTVGATLAPFVRVLLLVFYPVSYPISKVLDWMLGKGHAALLKRAELKTFVNFHGNEAGKGGDLTHDETTIITGALELTEKTAKDAMTPISKAFSLDLDATLNLETLNSIMTIGHSRVPVYAGEKTNIIGLVLVKNLFMVDSKAAVPLRKMVIRKIPRVSENMPLYDILNEFQKGHSHIAVVYKDLNGKNEAPKKVKDGEQHDRDNYKNKGENAPLDKGSRLESGDTLTTVTKIDGAQAKKSPPTTPAFKKRHRGCSYCILDLDNAPLPVFPLNEVVVGVITMEDVIEELLQEEILDETDEYVNIHNKIKVNMNASKEKASDANLFQPSQAVQGHTPTNSISTATSATGSPTTIDLISESESLRNQ, from the exons ATGGCGGCGGAGATACCGTGTTGCGGCACAAAGTTCTCATTGTACGTGTTGGTGATCGTAGGATTAGTCTGCTTCGCGGGCCTAATGGCTGGTCTCACTCTCGGACTCATGTCTCTTGGACTCGTCGACCTCGAAGTTCTCATGAAATCTGGCCGTCCTCAGGATCGAATTCACGCTT CTAAAATTTATCCAGTGGTCAAGAACCAGCATCTTCTGCTTTGCACGCTTCTAATTGGAAACTCCTTAGCCATGGAG GCTCTCCCCATTTTTCTTGATTCGCTGGTGCATCCTGCTGCTGCAATCTTGATTTCGGTCACTCTTATCCTCGTGTTTGGGGAG ATATTGCCGCAAGCAATTTGCACAAGATATGGATTAACAGTTGGAGCAACGCTGGCTCCATTTGTTCGTGTTCTTCTTCTTGTTTTCTACCCCGTTTCTTATCCAATCAGCAAG GTTCTTGATTGGATGTTGGGTAAAGGACATGCTGCCCTTTTGAAGAGGGCAGAGCTCAAGACTTTTGTGAATTTTCATGGAAATGAG GCCGGTAAAGGAGGAGATTTAACTCATGACGAAACGACCATCATTACTGGGGCACTTGAGTTGACAGAAAAGACTGCAAAAGATGCCATGACTCCCATTTCAAAGGCATTTTCCCTTGATCTGGATGCAACTCTAAATTT GGAGACACTGAATTCCATAATGACAATTGGTCATAGTAGAGTTCCAGTTTATGCAGGAGAAAAAACTAATATCATTGGACTTGTTCTG GTGAAAAATCTCTTTATGGTTGATTCAAAGGCTGCAGTTCCTCTAAGAAAAATGGTCATCAGAAAAATTCCTCG TGTTTCAGAGAACATGCCTCTGTATGATATACTGAACGAATTTCAGAAGGGTCACAGTCATATTGCAGTAGTGTATAAGGATCTAAACGGTAAAAACGAGGCCCCAAAAAAGGTCAAAGATGGGGAACAACATGACAGGGACAACTATAAGAATAAGGGAGAGAATGCACCCTTGGATAAAG GTTCTAGATTGGAGTCAGGTGATACTTTGACTACTGTTACTAAGATTGATGGTGCTCAAGCAAAGAAAAGTCCACCAACAACTCCTGCTTTTAAAAAGCGACATAGAGGTTGTTCATACTGCATCCTGGACCTTGATAATGCGCCCCTGCCAGTATTTCCACTTAATGAAGTGGTTGTTGGTGTTATTACAATGGAGGATGTCATCGAAGAGCTTCTTCAG GAGGAGATATTAGATGAAACTGATGAATATGTCAATATCCATAACAA GATAAAAGTTAACATGAATGCTTCAAAGGAGAAGGCTTCTGATGCAAATCTGTTTCAACCTTCTCAAGCGGTTCAAGGACATACACCAACTAATTCAATCTCTACAGCTACTTCTGCAACAGGCTCACCTACCACAATCGATCTAATCTCTGAAAGTGAGTCACTAAGGAATCAATAG
- the LOC137822976 gene encoding uncharacterized protein isoform X1 — protein MSDKLNGLPEDKAWQELKLPDLLNTDAVREIHATIEKEWDFLQRSACQTAAGRALWKHAIHDPLADLLAGETYLKNLHEKIKKDRLNNAREISGVILAVRTLWFDSRLEDALNSPSGRAAQVVLLGAGMDTRAYRLSCLKDSDVYEVDFSGVLEVKTTILQAAEDSAYDSQHIMSKAKSLTRVAADIRENDWMEKLEIAGYMPQKSTVWILEGIIYYLTQSQAMQVLRILANKCSLTHTVLLADFMNKSSTTLSNSAFQFYSDWPDHLLPSIGFTNVKLSQIGDPDAHFGLLNDPLNLFNKLRSLPRSLQTNPDDGKPCCRLYLVEASGSPDQNVSHNGPTTQA, from the exons ATGTCAGATAAACTAAATGGGTTGCCTGAGGACAAAGCATGGCAAGAGCTGAAGCTCCCAGACTTGCTGAACACTGATGCTGTTAGAGAAATCCATGCAACTATTGAAAAAGAATGGGATTTCCTTCAAAGGTCAGCTTGCCAAACTGCTGCGGGAAGGGCTCTGTGGAAGCATGCCATCCATGATCCACTCGCTGATTTACTGGCAGGGGAAACTTACTTGAAAAACCTCCATGAAAAGATCAAGAAAGACCGTCTCAACAATGCTCGTGAAATTTCTGGAGTCATTCTTGCTGTACGAACCCTCTGGTTTGATTCTAGGCTAGAAGATGCCCTTAATTCCCCTAGTGGCAGAGCAGCTCAGGTTGTTCTCCTTGGCGCAG GAATGGACACGAGAGCATATCGTTTGAGTTGCTTGAAGGACAGTGATGTGTATGAGGTGGACTTTTCGGGAGTGTTAGAAGTAAAGACCACTATTTTACAAGCAGCCGAGGACTCCGCATACGACTCGCAGCATATTATGTCCAAAGCGAAATCCTTAACCAGAGTAGCAGCCGACATAAGAGAAAATGACTGGATGGAAAAGCTTGAGATTGCAGGATACATGCCTCAAAAGAGCACTGTTTGGATTCTAGAAGGTATAATCTACTATCTCACCCAATCCCAAGCCATGCAAGTGCTGAGAATTTTAGCTAACAAATGCTCCTTAACCCACACAGTCCTCTTAGCAGACTTCATGAATAAGTCATCAACCACTCTATCCAATTCAGCCTTCCAATTTTACAGCGATTGGCCAGACCATCTATTGCCATCCATAGGGTTCACTAATGTAAAACTTTCACAAATTGGAGACCCAGATGCCCATTTTGGTCTCTTAAATGATCCATTAAACCTCTTCAACAAGCTCCGCAGTTTGCCCAGATCGCTACAAACAAATCCAGACGATGGGAAGCCATGCTGCCGATTGTACTTGGTGGAAGCTTCTGGTTCACCTGATCAAAATGTTTCACATAATGGGCCAACCACTCAGGCTTGA
- the LOC137822976 gene encoding uncharacterized protein isoform X2 has translation MSDKLNGLPEDKAWQELKLPDLLNTDAVREIHATIEKEWDFLQRSACQTAAGRALWKHAIHDPLADLLAGETYLKNLHEKIKKDRLNNAREISGVILAVRTLWFDSRLEDALNSPSGRAAQVVLLGAGMDTRAYRLSCLKDSDVYEVDFSGVLEVKTTILQAAEDSAYDSQHIMSKAKSLTRVAADIRENDWMEKLEIAGYMPQKSTVWILEVLLADFMNKSSTTLSNSAFQFYSDWPDHLLPSIGFTNVKLSQIGDPDAHFGLLNDPLNLFNKLRSLPRSLQTNPDDGKPCCRLYLVEASGSPDQNVSHNGPTTQA, from the exons ATGTCAGATAAACTAAATGGGTTGCCTGAGGACAAAGCATGGCAAGAGCTGAAGCTCCCAGACTTGCTGAACACTGATGCTGTTAGAGAAATCCATGCAACTATTGAAAAAGAATGGGATTTCCTTCAAAGGTCAGCTTGCCAAACTGCTGCGGGAAGGGCTCTGTGGAAGCATGCCATCCATGATCCACTCGCTGATTTACTGGCAGGGGAAACTTACTTGAAAAACCTCCATGAAAAGATCAAGAAAGACCGTCTCAACAATGCTCGTGAAATTTCTGGAGTCATTCTTGCTGTACGAACCCTCTGGTTTGATTCTAGGCTAGAAGATGCCCTTAATTCCCCTAGTGGCAGAGCAGCTCAGGTTGTTCTCCTTGGCGCAG GAATGGACACGAGAGCATATCGTTTGAGTTGCTTGAAGGACAGTGATGTGTATGAGGTGGACTTTTCGGGAGTGTTAGAAGTAAAGACCACTATTTTACAAGCAGCCGAGGACTCCGCATACGACTCGCAGCATATTATGTCCAAAGCGAAATCCTTAACCAGAGTAGCAGCCGACATAAGAGAAAATGACTGGATGGAAAAGCTTGAGATTGCAGGATACATGCCTCAAAAGAGCACTGTTTGGATTCTAGAAG TCCTCTTAGCAGACTTCATGAATAAGTCATCAACCACTCTATCCAATTCAGCCTTCCAATTTTACAGCGATTGGCCAGACCATCTATTGCCATCCATAGGGTTCACTAATGTAAAACTTTCACAAATTGGAGACCCAGATGCCCATTTTGGTCTCTTAAATGATCCATTAAACCTCTTCAACAAGCTCCGCAGTTTGCCCAGATCGCTACAAACAAATCCAGACGATGGGAAGCCATGCTGCCGATTGTACTTGGTGGAAGCTTCTGGTTCACCTGATCAAAATGTTTCACATAATGGGCCAACCACTCAGGCTTGA
- the LOC137822977 gene encoding uncharacterized protein yields the protein MPLPTVVSTISSFSAIFLSTDTARSSLPAKRTVSSSPYSVLSRRDIALLSFLALSPPASAIDIGISGPKNWLKEQKRKASKFLLDPVDASRQILRSAYLTLTKTDATYTDEDLEKIRQLFISAARDCVPQDRSSFVSFQAKSGVEVCTFRLIVKNAASLLGNKDPVKLKAEALLDNLTRSFSTISGMASETNIQLASHREKIADAVSDTISDLDKFEQGIRDCLES from the exons ATGCCGTTGCCAACGGTCGTTTCCAccatttcttctttttcagccaTATTTCTGTCCACCGATACGGCGCGCTCTTCACTCCCTGCAAAACGCACCGTTTCCTCTTCCCCTTACTCAGTTCTCTCTCGCAGAGACATCGCTCTGCTCTCCTTCCTCGCGCTCTCTCCACCTGCCTCCGCCATTGACATTGGCATCT CAGGACCAAAGAATTGGCTGAAAGAGCAGAAACGGAAGGCCTCCAAGTTCCTATTGGACCCCGTGGATGCCTCCCGCCAAATCCTTCGCTCTGCCTATCTCACTCTCA CGAAAACCGACGCTACTTATACGGATGAGGATTTAGAGAAGATTCGGCAGCTATTTATATCTGCTGCTAGGGATTGCGTACCTCAGGACCGGAGTTCTTTCGTCAGTTTCCAAGCCAAGAGTGGAGTAGAG GTGTGCACATTTCGGTTGATTGTGAAGAATGCGGCTTCGTTGCTTGGAAATAAGGATCCTGTAAAGTTGAAAGCCGAAGCTTTGCTAGATAATCTTACAAG ATCTTTCAGCACTATCAGTGGGATGGCAAGTGAAACCAACATTCAACTTGCATCGCATAG AGAAAAGATAGCGGATGCTGTATCAGATACCATATCTGATCTCGACAAATTTGAGCAGGGAATCAGGGATTGCCTTGAAAGTTGA